A genomic segment from Dechloromonas denitrificans encodes:
- the murU gene encoding N-acetylmuramate alpha-1-phosphate uridylyltransferase MurU, whose protein sequence is MKAFILAAGRGERMRPLTDHTPKPLLQAGGKPLIVWHLERLAAAGFKEVVINHAHLGTQIEQTLGDGAPWGLNIQYSPEPPGALETAGGIATALPLLDEQPFLVVNGDVYCDWDFNRARQLTAKTAHLVMVANPAHHTAGDFSLDGERVIYAHGEQTLTYAGIAVFSPSFFASIQPGTVMKLRPLLDAAIATGSLTGERHTGRWVDVGTPQRLAELDQELKNA, encoded by the coding sequence CCATTGCTTCAGGCCGGCGGCAAGCCGCTCATCGTTTGGCATCTGGAACGACTTGCGGCAGCCGGTTTCAAGGAAGTCGTGATCAATCACGCCCATCTCGGCACGCAAATCGAGCAAACGCTGGGCGATGGTGCGCCATGGGGCCTGAACATCCAGTACTCGCCTGAACCGCCGGGTGCGCTGGAAACCGCCGGCGGCATCGCCACCGCCCTGCCACTGCTCGACGAGCAGCCTTTTCTGGTGGTCAATGGCGACGTTTATTGCGACTGGGATTTCAATCGCGCCAGGCAGTTGACCGCGAAAACTGCCCATCTGGTGATGGTGGCCAATCCGGCCCACCACACCGCCGGCGACTTCAGCCTGGACGGCGAACGCGTCATCTACGCCCATGGAGAGCAAACGCTCACCTACGCCGGCATTGCTGTTTTTTCGCCATCCTTCTTCGCGAGCATCCAACCTGGCACGGTGATGAAGCTACGCCCGCTGCTCGATGCCGCCATTGCCACCGGATCATTGACCGGGGAACGCCACACCGGTCGCTGGGTCGACGTAGGTACGCCGCAACGCCTTGCGGAACTGGATCAGGAACTCAAAAACGCATGA